Proteins from a genomic interval of Salmo salar chromosome ssa14, Ssal_v3.1, whole genome shotgun sequence:
- the LOC106570164 gene encoding glyceraldehyde-3-phosphate dehydrogenase-like, which yields MFKYHSTHGVWKHSEVRQENGKLIIGILHIPVFHERDPSQIKWREAGAAYVLESTGVFTTINKASAHLQGGAKGVIISAPSADAPMFVMGVNHHHYDNSLKVVSNASCTTNCLAPITKVINDNFGIIEGLMSTVHSVTATQKTVDVPSGKLWRDGRGASQNIIPASTSTSKAQADRHGLRVPTPNVSVVDLTVCLEKDVSLVTSLRFLGYFIEIQDVLHKYSYSSIPGCVTAGRDWEDP from the exons ATGTTCAAATATCACTCCACCCATGGTGTTTGGAAGCACAGTGAAGTGAGGCAAGAGAATGGCAAGCTGATCATTGGCATCCTCCACATCCCAGTTTTCCATGA GAGGGACCCTTCCCAGATCAAGTGGAGAGAGGCTGGAGCTGCCTATGTTTTGGAATCTACCGGTGTGTTCACCACCATCAACAAGGCCTCT GCTCACCTGCAGGGAGGTGCCAAGGGAGTCATCATCTCCGCCCCCAGCGCCGATGCCCCCATGTTCGTGATGGGTGTCAACCACCATCATTACGATAACTCCCTGAAGGTTGTCAG CAACGcctcctgtacaactaactgccTGGCTCCCATCACCAAGGTTATCAACGACAACTTTGGCATCATTGAGGGTCTCATG AGCACAGTTCACTCCGTCACAGCCACTCAGAAGACTGTTGACGTGCCCTCCGGTAAGCTGTGGAGAGATGGACGTGGTGCCAGCCAGAACATTATCCCTGCCTCCACCAGCACCTCTAAGGCG CAAGCTGACCGGCATGGCCTTCGTGTCCCCACCCCCAACGTGTCCGTGGTTGACCTGACTGTCTGTCTTGAGAAGGACGTAAGTCTCGTCACCTCTCTACGCTTTTTGGGGTATTTTATTGAAATACAAGATGTTCTACACAAGTACAGCTACtcttcgatcccaggctgtgtcacagccggccgtgactgggaggacccatga